In Montipora capricornis isolate CH-2021 chromosome 4, ASM3666992v2, whole genome shotgun sequence, the DNA window ttaattGAAGGAAAGCATTTGTCTAATGTCCATGAAACTTAGCAGAAAGTTTGTTATCGGTGTTGTTATCaatttgccaaaatattttgcatcacattttGGTCAACTGACCTCAAAACAACTTATAACGTTTATatcctttactcaaaaatggggaacatttatacttcaaaaatttgaaaacgtttggcattaacacgtttagtacaactgtgggcaagatttccgcacaggtccctacttcatgatgcatacgctcctttgtttaaaaaaaaactagcgATAACAATGGACGttctttgggactgtggcgctttgttctttcttctttgtGGTTTTTGTtataagtctatatggactctAAAAAATCCGGTTGTACTtctgactgaaatacggaaaatcgaacattttttcctgcaatttcggcacttttcctgtaATTTTGCCCATTTTCGAAATGAGATCCATTTTTATTCATCtcgtaagtacaaattagccatgtatatattcgattctcttgggtatacgtattgttctacaaaacaatagcgcgaaagAATAATTCtgaatttattcatttattctgAATGCATGATGAAGTaaggacctgtacggaaatcattcccaaCTGTGCCTCccgaatgccgccttttaatgtAGTACTCCGTATTAACCaaatgtttatcatgtcacgtgaactttttttttgctcaaCTGTTCATTGTTCTTAACATGTGGATATAattaaaaggcggcatgacAAAGCCTTCAGAAAGGGTCATCGAATAAACAATTGATATAATGCAGCTTAATGTttccatttttgagtaaaaaatataGCCCTTATAAGTCGATTTggggtcacgtgacaagaatgtgattcggaaattttggaaaagttacgacaataccgataactaactgcGTGCCAAGTTTCATAGGCCCTGGACAAATGCTTTCCCTTCAAACAAAagtatgcataataattaggctggtcaagccttaatacacttgagtgGTTAATGTTTTCTTAAGGCCCGtacaaacgctcgcaacaacacgcaacattgttggtcccaacaatgttgtctcttgttgcgcgatgttagccgatgtgtgcaaacgctcgcaacaagtcacaacatgttgggtctttagatgagaatacaaaagACTCTGGGACGTTTACCATCTCCGatgccatgttgatttcttgttcgccaTCGCCAACTATTCCGGTCACGACAATTCAGCGCGACTTACGTGAACTGACTTTTTCCGCTGTTCTTCTTCTTGTATCAGCGGGCTCATATCGCCACGACGCGAGGTACGGAATATGTTTTTTATATTCACTAAAGTTTGGCCCATACCAAAACCGCTGAGAAAAATAACTTGCTTCGAAGAATAAAGTTCACAAAATTAGCTTTCAAACGATGGTTTTTGCGAGAAATTTGGACGAAAGACAGCCAAGATATCGTTTTTCGAAAACAGGGGATTTTACAGTTTTAACGTGGACTTTGGTTTATCGGTTTTTTGCGTTCTTGCAAGGGAAAAAGGACGGATCAAACATTTCGCTGCTGACTTCATATTTTGGGTTAGGGTCAAGAACAGAGTCAACTATGGGTCTCCACTCCGGCAAGTGAAGAACCAAGCACAGGAACACTGGTATCTGTCTTTAATTCCAGGGAGTTTCGTATATTTGCCAGCTTTTGTAAGGCTTAAAGGGGTCGCTCACGTCAAAACAAAGCATaggaaaaatgaagggtttttttttggcctgAAGTTATATTTTTTTACAGCAGAACACAGACAGCAGTCGTTATAATGGCATCCCGTTCCGGCAAATGTTCCATCTGCAATTTTTAGTACACTTTTTCGAAATATTTAAAAcctctccatacatttctttgtaaaatttgacgCCATTTCGAGAATTAGATTTCTAAGAAACCGCTTACGTTATGCGGGCGCATGGCCGAAATAGTTGGCGATGATTagttgtgtggatacgtggcatgtagtgcgcgtgcgccggcgcaacattgttggatgtgctgtacaaaggaacgcaacattgttggaccacgcttcgatgaccgccaaacaataaaaatgttggcacttgttggctctgaagtttgaccagtttcaaacttcatccatcaacttccaacaagtcgaaacaacacgcaacaacacacaacatggtgtccaaacgctcgcaacatgttgggcccaacaatgttgcgaacGTTTGCACGTTTGCACGGTCCGTTTGCACGGACTTTAGCAATtaacgtcaacgaaaacgtcactccaaagaTAATTTTgtgctatcgcaagtatttcgcgattattccgtttTGTTCACCTTGCAaaggtacgaacggttttaaagcaAAAATAGAAATTGAATTGTACGTTTTTatatgctcgcgttgtcgtcaaaaaattaaattttggtgatttcacgttgttgtttggtggagtacggcaaaaaaAGGACACGAAATTCGTGCTGCATGCATTTTCTTGCGTTGTTGATGCGTCGCCGTCGTCTTAATTTGCTTAATTCTAAACTCCCTATGGACGCTAAATGGCTTCCTACGAAATTGTAGAATAGCGTACGTTTTTGATCTTCTTAGTAGTAAATGTTATTATAAACAAGGAATCGTATGTTTCCTcgtaaaattttaaagaaattgaagCCGGAAATAGCCCTcatcgctgcgcgactcggccaatttctgcaacttctgaaaatacgtgtgatttactcggccccatgcaaTTATCTATACTAAACAGTTATTTCGGTGATGATAGGTGAACAAGTCCTTATGTTGGTTAAAGAaggttagtttctaaagaaagtgGCTCTGCCAGACGAATGGCTGACGCGGCTACGGTAGtaaatttaccatatcaacccagttgataaacctATTCGTTATGTTGGttaatttagggtgcgttcgattgaccctcttccggaataagaatacgtatAGACATAAttgaaaacggtatgtttggcgttttgaagcaacaaggataataaaaatatgttaaaaatagcatttttgCAGATCATGtcatgtttgacaattttaatttgaatctacgtaaaagcgaaggatttctaacttctattccatgtattcctattccggaataaggtcaatcgaacgcacccttagtttcgGAGTATTGTCAGAAATTCAAATAACCTTTGTAGTGAAGTTTCCACAGATAATTGAAGCAtttgaaattgtcattttcacAAACATCTTTGTCCATTCgataaattaaaactaaaaacttCTGCATTTAGGTGAATTTGTGTCAAACTGACatatttctccttttttatGTAAGCTTATAAGCTTATTTGTTTGTATCTTTTGGGATTTAAGCCTGGCATTTTTTTTCGGAGGTGTTGCCAAATTACATTAAAGTCAACGCTGACCTGTCCAGAATCGGGGTCCACTGTTCAAACGCTTATTCCTGTTTTGTTTATATAAGAGGGGAACATCTGGCACCATTTATTAAAAAACTCACCAGAACTGAAAtgcatttaaaaggaaaatgctCATTGAATTGCTAAGAGTACTTTGGGGCCTTTATTCCCAACAACCAAAAAAGCGTTTAATGTTTTTTGGAATTATAAAAGTTCATTTGGTTTGCAGAAGCTGAAATTTTAGTCGAGTCCGCAGATGTTTGTAGATATTACTTCAATTAACTACGTGTTGACACGCGTTTTCATTAAAAATGATAATTAGCGGATTAAAAAAGTTAACATTATGTCATTCTacgtatgtatatatatgtgtaCTTGCTATATAATTCCTCGTGCTTAGCTTTTATCCAGTTAAAAATTGTCGACCAACCGCTCCATATATATCTACTGACACTTGCATATACTTGAAACTGAACTGCATCAAGTAAGCCAGGCATGTGGTTTGCAATTCTTGGTTCGCTCTTTACCATAGTAAACATTCTTGGAAACTCCATGGTTGTGTACTTGGTCATCACGAAGCCTCGGCTACACAATACAAGCAACTGGTTTGTCGTGTCTCTTGCACTGGCAGATTTGTTTGTTGGATTGACATATTTTCCAGGGATTTGCGCTTCAAGATCCGGGAAAGAGTTCGCCATTGACCACACAGGAGTATGGTTCAAAGTCAGTCATACTTTCGTGTATTTGTCATCCGCAAACCTGTGCGTTCTGACTGCGGATAGATACATAGCAATAACGATGCCTCTAAAATACAGCATCTTCATGTCGCTGCGTCGATTTAGCGTCATACTTATTCTTGCATGGGTCTCGCCATTGATTTTCTTCACCGTACCTTCACTTTTTACTTACAGCAACGGTAACGAATCTTTTACTTATTCCTTTGAAGTTGTCAGGGTTGTAATGTTCCAGCTTATTCCTTGTATTATATTTGTGTATGTCATCGCTCGTCTGTCCATGATAGCCAAGGAAATGTCACTTACAGATAGAGCCATTATCAACCAGATAAGATTTAATTTCCAAATTCAAGAAAACACAGAACGTAAGAGGCAAACGGAAAGAAAATCGTCTTCGTTAAAACTGATCGTAttcattatttcgttttttattttgt includes these proteins:
- the LOC138044549 gene encoding octopamine receptor beta-1R-like, whose amino-acid sequence is MWFAILGSLFTIVNILGNSMVVYLVITKPRLHNTSNWFVVSLALADLFVGLTYFPGICASRSGKEFAIDHTGVWFKVSHTFVYLSSANLCVLTADRYIAITMPLKYSIFMSLRRFSVILILAWVSPLIFFTVPSLFTYSNGNESFTYSFEVVRVVMFQLIPCIIFVYVIARLSMIAKEMSLTDRAIINQIRFNFQIQENTERKRQTERKSSSLKLIVFIISFFILCHVGINYKCFCVPLKLCVMSKALEKVVHLLFVLNSAFNPIVYAVMKKDFKRELKKYQRSDNFKKNGKTMLKRRVVQSSV